Within the Pieris napi chromosome 10, ilPieNapi1.2, whole genome shotgun sequence genome, the region AAATGAAAGTCCACCCAAGTTCTTCTTCGCTAATTCATCCTTGAAGCTCTTTAATGACCCACGACGAGATAAAttgtatctttagtatataagTTCTCATGTAAGACAGACAATAGTCACTACTATTGTCTGTTATGAgaataaatgtctttaaacctaatatCCCATatgaaaagtaaaatataatggaGAGAACCGTGAATTTTAGGATCCTTTATGGACGGTAGTTCGTCGTCGGATTTCAGCAATTTTCACTGCATCTAAATTAAGAGCTTTACAACCTCTAGTCGACACAAAGTCAAGACAGTTGATAACACGGATCAAAAACACTGAAGATTACAGCAAACAAAATTTGAGAGTAAGTAAAAACATTAGTAATATAATCATTAGGTTGATATTAAAAACTGCATTTACTTTGAAGTATAGATCAACGAATgtaatataatcaatattgAATGTTGCAATTGGGACTGTATTAGGTATCAAGTAACCTAAacagttaagattttttttttatcaagaaAATTTCCGGTTCTTCTAATAGTTTTTCAATATTCTCCATAGTTGAGGTTTTAGCCTATACCTTCAACTAGATTTCCAGTAGAGAGTAGATTTTAAAGACTAATCTCGTTAGCAGTTTCTATACATTCAGTATTGaattagaaaaacaatatttaactgCCAGTTCATAGAAACTCAATCGAACTTGTTACAATGTTTACCAAAACACCTATGGATGGCTCTTATAATATTTGCGTATTAACAGAAATTGTTTGCGGACTACACCACGGATGTATTTGGAACAGCTGCGTTTGGCGTTGAGACACACGCTTTACGCACCGGAGAGGATCCAATGAGAACTATAACAGAGGCCTTCATGACCTTTGATTGGTTCAGAGGACTCTGCTGGAGCAGCATATTTTTCTTCCCAGAGTTGACTAAATTCTTCAAGTAAACCCAATACACTTAAAATAACACACATACAGTATAACAACTTATATTTCTAACTACCCTCGAGATGTTGAAAATCTCATTATGACCGGATTTGATATCTAAGTTATGCCTCAAAGTTAATTTACAGTCTAATATAACTAGTACATTGGACAAAGAATCTCGACTTCGTTTCTATTACTTGTCACTCACAACTTACGTCTGATATAGGTGTTGTTATTTGCACCTTCGAATCCGAAACGAGCATTGCTCCGACATGAATGTATTAATATCAAGTATgcacatattattatatatttgaagcttctttttctttcgcttttttttcagttttacATTATTCCCAATTTGGGCGACagattactttaaaaaagtgtttgcTATTGTCGTTGCCCAGAGGAAAGACAACGTTATCAAAGATCCTAAGGATCTGGTAGATGCTTTACTAAAAATGAAGCAAGATGGCCCAGTAATAGATGGAGTAGGTGagtcaatataattattataataattgcgTTATGTAGAAGATAGCGTGTTCCTATTCCGGCCAAATAAGAAAGAAATAGCACAGAAATGCTAATATGAAATAAGTATTGACTGTGTAGGGGTTTATGTATTACCTACACACATCTTGTATTGCGAAAATGTGTAGCGTACAATTGGTAGCGCCGGATGATTTTCTCGCACGCAATGAGACTAAGTAATCATCGAACCGCGAATTCAAGGCCCTGAAAAAGCTTCGTCTGTTCGTTTAAGGGAATCTAATAAACGTCAGCGTCATAAGTTTGTCAGAGATATGGAGCTTGGAGAACAAAAGCCTTCGCAAGATTAAAGGAACACGCCGAGGATAAGATTCCTAGTGACACATTGAAGCTACTCTGGCAAAAATGtatgcctatttattattatttcggaCATCAAGACTAATGCACAGGGGGCTGACGGAATTAATAGggataagtttattttaacgcTTCCTATTACTCTAAAGATTATAAAAGccataataaacaaatctCTTTTAACCTACACCTTTCCATCACAGTGGAAGATAGCCCTTTTTCGGCCAAttcctaaaataaaaaatccaatAGAACTCAAAGACTTAAGATCGCTCAAAATTCTCCCTTGCCTTTCAAAGATCCTGGAACGAGAAGTTTACAACCAAGTCATCCAGCATTGCGAAGCCTGTAACATACTACCTGCATTTTAGTCAGGTTTTAGAAAACTACTGCATTGCTTAATGTAGTGGATAACTTGATCTCAGCTGAAGACGAAGGCAAACCGTCCAACCCCACTTTTTTGACTTCTCTAGAGCTTTTGAATGTATCAATCTTCCTCTTCTTATTTCTAAGCTGCGTTTCTATGGTCTTGACAATATATCTACTTCGTGGTTTAGTAGTTATCTCCACCATCGATATCAGAGAGTGTTTTTTTCAGGAAGTGATGGGATCCGTGTTTCATCGTCTCTGGGCCTTGTCGACTGAGGAGTTCCTCAGGGATCTATTTTGGGACCCCACGTATTTATCCTATATTCAGCAGACATAAATTCatgtatacaaaattgtataacTGCTAAAGCATAACGGTTGATCCAGAGGGTACAAATACATGCGCCCGGTTTTTTGTTACCATACCACCTCGCTCACATGTCACCCTCTATTTGAACAACCTAAACTTTCTAACAATGAAAGGTCGAAAAAAGTTGTATATGGCATGTTTGTTATTTGATGTAGTATACTCGTATACTAAACAACCTGATTATTAGTACAAAAAGCTCCTCTGACGTAGTAATGCCAACAAGCACTAAGTTAGGAGTTGTACGATTAAATGTTGGAATGATATCCCTCCTCCGCTGAAGAGTCTTCAATTAAAGTCAAATTTTAGTCGCAGCTATAAGATTCATCTATTGACTCAACAAAAATCCCACGAAATCTAATTTTTAATCCGCCCAAAACaagtattcttatttttaacttttaattttattatatttactacaCAAGACTTCATTACTTACAATGCtaaattttactaatattacgtattattattattttatgataagtattattagatacattccttttctttctttttttgcgactgaggcgcaaactagctgctatGGTCTCTGGCacaatgaccagcgctgtggaacattctgctcctcagcataatagTGAACCAgtgccaattacaaccacagcacacacgcattacacacttgaaacgaaccgaatgggaaaagggattttttttatatctctcattacattttttatttaatttttttctttgattattgttattttgtgtgtttatgtgtgtgtgtttttattagaatttgaGATTAGGGAACCTCTAAggaaaattaaagtaaacaagTCAGTGGGATGAGACAATATATTCGCTGGAGTActcaaaagatttaaaaatcatgAGAGACTTTCGTAACCAGATCTGGGAATCGGGCGAATGGCCAAAGGACTGGGCAGAAAGGCTCGACAAAGTGCGAAAATTCTCGAACAGTATTCTTATATATAGTTTCCGGGCGGTAACAATCATATCCGCAGCGAGAAATACTCAACAAACAGGCCGGTTTTGTCAAAGGTCCGAGGACGCGGAAACAAATTGGAAACGCCAGGAATCTCATAGAAAAGAGCCGtgaatttaattgttgttttttttttacgcacaacggaccaattacgagtctaattgcggagaAAGGAGTCCTACTACCCTTAATTGTGTTTTCTCGATTATTTGAAGGCTTTCGACTGCGTACGATGGGATAGCTTATGGAAAATCCTTAGCTCAAGAGGTGGGTGTTCTATAGCACTTAGTGGAACTGATTACCAGTGTATGAGAAGGGAGAACGAAATCAGGGTAAACGACATAGAGTCTGGGCCTCTCAAACCGCAAATAGTCTGTCTGTCTCCTCTTCTGTTCCATATTTATGGCTATTTTATTATGAGGGTAGCGCTGGAAGATCGGGATGGGGGCATCTCGATTGGAGGCGCAATCAGCAAACCGATACACAGATGACACAATGTTATTTGCCTCCTTGGACCGGGAAATAGCGGAACTGTTTACCAGAGTGCAACAAGGAAGCGAAATGGTATTACTCTCTATTAAAAGACTGTATCACGTTCAACCTGCTGCTgcgtaattattatatttgtttaaattgtgtatttaatttgttattatactcTGGGTTTATTGCAACGTAACGtgtaaagaataaattatattttcattttgttggacatgagttttatattattatcgtGTAACGCGACACGCTTGCATTCGTCTTATTTACATTgtacaagtttttttaaagtgatatctctattattatttttatgaaaattatatgCACTTTTTTCCTACAAGGGGGATAGTGTAAGGGTTTATGTATACCACACATTTTGAATTGCGATAGTATGTAGGGTacaattgaaatttattattagttgcCGATACCGCGACATTATATGCAACACCTAAAATGTGAAATTGACTTTCAGTAATCACTGACGATGTTATAGTATCGAATGCTGCGACAATGCTTCTAGGAGGATTTGAAACATCAGGATCTGTACTCACTTTTACTTTGTACCATTTGGCGTATGAGCCCGAAATTCAAGTAAGTttgcaagaaaaaaataaaaaaaatcatttttaaatctgatcagcctccagggcctgacacacgccgtcgactttttgggtctaagacatgtcggtttcctcacgatgttttccttcaccgttcgagcaaatgttaaattcgcacatagaaagaaagtccattggttgaagccactaggccaacactgctcattcaAGAATGtcttattaaaatctataattgCCTACACACAGACGCACCCCTCATTCTTTAAGATTCAAATTACGTTTGAAGAGCTGGTGTATAGTTAGTGGTGAAAACCACTATAGCTCTTACactaagaaattaattatcattccagcaaaaattatatgaaGAAGTCTCGAAAAGTAAAGATGAATATGGAAAATTTGAAATATCGACACTCTTAGAATTACCTTATCTTAATGCTGTTGTCAAAggtaaattgaattaaattcattaggtaacataataagagatacaatattcaataagaatatttaaaataaatcatgtatcaaaagaatttatattttttgttggttTCATTGCTGTGTTTAAATCGACGATATGAAAGTTTGCGGTATTTAGTTTgcataattgtattatttcagGTAAACCAAACAACCGGAAATACGTACTTGTTTACGAGCTTTTTTGAGTTACGAGAGAATTTTTCTTCACTTACTATATAAAGCTTACACTCTGCTCTGTATAAGTCCTATAGCTTATTAGTTTTCCTAACATTCTTTCAGAGACACTACGGCTCTATCCTCCAATGGGTTGGCTCGATAGGATACCGTCACAAGACTACCAAATTGatgaaaaattaacaataaaaaagggcACACCAGTCTATGTAAACAATATCGGCATGCACTATGACCCCAAATACTTTCCAGAACCATTAAAATACGACCCAGAAAGGTTTATGCCAGGAAATGAGCaaaatattacacaatttacttatttaccATTTGGCGAAGGACCTAGGATGTGCGTAGGTAATTTTATACTATCATTTAggtcaaaataaaacaaaataaattttaacaaaactgTGTAGGTACATAGGTACTTGTACTTATTATAGTATAGCAGGCTAGTGCTTAAAAAACGTTGgcgataaattatttttattaaatttagcaACACAACCTTTTACTCATTTGAATCATGTTTAGTGTCAtcgtaaatacaaaaataattggattattattttttttcaatcaggttttgtatttaaaaaaatactgactttaaaaaataatatatgatataatcaatagttatttttattaaactaaaaaattttttcctagaaataatatacatggcaaaacgacgtttgccgggtcagctagttttactATAAAACTAACAGTCGGCATATTAGTCATCTTAGGTTTGCGGATGACATCACTATTTTGGCAGAAAATCCCAAAGAATTAGAAGCATCAAGCAAGCAAGCTAGACAAGGCGTGCTCTATTCTTACAAATAATGCAACGAAGACCAAGATAATGACCAACAGGCAAAAGCCAAAGTTCAATATTTGaggaaataaaatagaatatgtTACAAAGTATACCTATTTAGGGAAAACAAATAtccttttaattgtataaaagctTGGAATATGTACTGatcataaaaagaaatattaaaaggaAACTACAGCCTAGATctaaaaaacattgttatgGACACTAGCATCCTCTCATGCATGGTCTACGGCAGACAAACCTGGACGAAAGAGTGAAGTCAAAGGTGACTAGTGCCCAGAGAGCAATGGAGCGGagcctaaaaataaaacagatccACACAATTCGAAGTGACCACGACCACGTCATGgcgaaaattataaaattatcacaCTAAATCACcgacctaacctttttttttttttttattgttgggAAATCAATTTACTGACCCCCGCGCCGGGGCAACGATTTAAGGGCAATAGCGCACTAGCGGCCAGGCCGCAGCGGCCAGGTCGCGGCGGCCATCGAGATAGAAACCATAGTATGAAATCGCCATAAAGCACGCGCACCTGGCCGCACGCGGCCAGCGGCCACACCGAGCCGCAGCGGCCAGCGAGATCGAAGCGACGCATTTGCGGCCAGTGTTTGGTCGCTGATCTCGGCGGCCACTGGGATCAATTGCTTTGTAGTTAAATAAGCAGTGTGCGCGCACTAGCCGCGGCGGCCGCACGTATTGTGGAACTACAGCGTGTTTTGTAATCATTGCGATGTCTTTCGACACGCAAAGATTTATAACCGAGATTGAGACAAGGAGGGCGTTGTGGGCATGTCCTGTGAAGACTATGCCAACCGTGACTTAAAGAGGATGATGTGGGAAGagattatagaaatattataataaatttgtagttGGCATCGCATATAGCCATCAGCACAATAGAGAAATAGTTTTTGGAcccaatattttttccttttctttttctGCTTCTTACTAACATACAAAAGCACTGCTATTTCCTCAACGTCCATTTTGAAGCGCGCTGTATAAGCAACTGTCTATCGTAGCCGCCTTTTTGGCCGCGTTGCAAGCCGCAACCCCTGCGGCCAGGCCGCGCGTCTGGCCGCTGCGGCCTGGCCGCTAGTGCGCTATTAGGGTAAAAGTGGCGCAGGGAGTGTGGGAGTCAGTCCGTATGGTGCAATGGAcacctacccactaaaacccaaCAGCCCCATCTGTTCACTATGGACGGTAGGCGCGGTAACAGTTTCCCTTAATCCGTGCAATCACcgacctaacctaacctaacccatatTGCAAGGTACAAATAAAAGATGGACCGCCGAAGCCACTCTTGAGAGGAAGGAGGAAAAATAAACG harbors:
- the LOC125053418 gene encoding cytochrome P450 6k1-like isoform X5 encodes the protein MIGVLISAIVVCLVTWVYLRWRSVKQYWAKRGVPFLPPHAIFGSLTFLLKKNPGTWMIEMYQRFPKTPVIGIWLFWRPALIITTPELAKRILLKDHHVFRDRFMSGGTHDPIGSLNILTTNDPLWTVVRRRISAIFTASKLRALQPLVDTKSRQLITRIKNTEDYSKQNLRKLFADYTTDVFGTAAFGVETHALRTGEDPMRTITEAFMTFDWFRGLCWSSIFFFPELTKFFNFTLFPIWATDYFKKVFAIVVAQRKDNVIKDPKDLVDALLKMKQDGPVIDGVVITDDVIVSNAATMLLGGFETSGSVLTFTLYHLAYEPEIQQKLYEEVSKSKDEYGKFEISTLLELPYLNAVVKETLRLYPPMGWLDRIPSQDYQIDEKLTIKKGTPVYVNNIGMHYDPKYFPEPLKYDPERFMPGNEQNITQFTYLPFGEGPRMCE
- the LOC125053418 gene encoding cytochrome P450 6k1-like isoform X2, translating into MIGMLISAIVVCLVSWVYLRWRSVKQYWAERGVPFLPPHPIWGSLTFLLKKNTGTWMIEMYQRFPKTPVIGIWLFWRPALIITTPELAKRILLKDHHVFRDRFMSGGTHDPIGSLNILTTNDPLWTVVRRRISAIFTASKLRALQPLVDTKSRQLITRIKNTEDYSKQNLRKLFADYTTDVFGTAAFGVETHALRTGEDPMRTITEAFMTFDWFRGLCWSSIFFFPELTKFFNFTLFPIWATDYFKKVFAIVVAQRKDNVIKDPKDLVDALLKMKQDGPVIDGVVITDDVIVSNAATMLLGGFETSGSVLTFTLYHLAYEPEIQQKLYEEVSKSKDEYGKFEISTLLELPYLNAVVKETLRLYPPMGWLDRIPSQDYQIDEKLTIKKGTPVYVNNIGMHYDPKYFPEPLKYDPERFMPGNEQNITQFTYLPFGEGPRMCVGMRFGLTSVRHALSSLALKYKFEPIPGAPKPTEVEFEKKGLFLVPGQHMAINFIPRDV
- the LOC125053418 gene encoding cytochrome P450 6k1-like isoform X4, with translation MIGVLISAIVVCLVTWVYLRWRSVKQYWAKRGVPFLPPHAIFGSLTFLLKKNPGTWMIEMYQRFPKTPVIGIWLFWRPALIITTPELAKRILLKDHHVFRDRFMSGGTHDPIGSLNILTTNDPLWTVVRRRISAIFTASKLRALQPLVDTKSRQLITRIKNTEDYSKQNLRKLFADYTTDVFGTAAFGVETHALRTGEDPMRTITEAFMTFDWFRGLCWSSIFFFPELTKFFNFTLFPIWATDYFKKVFAIVVAQRKDNVIKDPKDLVDALLKMKQDGPVIDGVVITDDVIVSNAATMLLGGFETSGSVLTFTLYHLAYEPEIQQKLYEEVSKSKDEYGKFEISTLLELPYLNAVVKETLRLYPPMGWLDRIPSQDYQIDEKLTIKKGTPVYVNNIGMHYDPKYFPEPLKYDPERFMPGNEQNITQFTYLPFGEGPRMNEIWFNVRSSRIIEFGIEIQIRANTRSAEAYGSGI
- the LOC125053418 gene encoding cytochrome P450 6k1-like isoform X1; protein product: MIGVLISAIVVCLVTWVYLRWRSVKQYWAKRGVPFLPPHAIFGSLTFLLKKNPGTWMIEMYQRFPKTPVIGIWLFWRPALIITTPELAKRILLKDHHVFRDRFMSGGTHDPIGSLNILTTNDPLWTVVRRRISAIFTASKLRALQPLVDTKSRQLITRIKNTEDYSKQNLRKLFADYTTDVFGTAAFGVETHALRTGEDPMRTITEAFMTFDWFRGLCWSSIFFFPELTKFFNFTLFPIWATDYFKKVFAIVVAQRKDNVIKDPKDLVDALLKMKQDGPVIDGVVITDDVIVSNAATMLLGGFETSGSVLTFTLYHLAYEPEIQQKLYEEVSKSKDEYGKFEISTLLELPYLNAVVKETLRLYPPMGWLDRIPSQDYQIDEKLTIKKGTPVYVNNIGMHYDPKYFPEPLKYDPERFMPGNEQNITQFTYLPFGEGPRMCVGMRFGLTSVRHALSSLALKYKFEPIPGAPKPTEVEFEKKGLFLVPGQHMAINFIPRDV
- the LOC125053418 gene encoding cytochrome P450 6k1-like isoform X6; the encoded protein is MIGVLISAIVVCLVTWVYLRWRSVKQYWAKRGVPFLPPHAIFGSLTFLLKKNPGTWMIEMYQRFPKTPVIGIWLFWRPALIITTPELAKRILLKDHHVFRDRFMSGGTHDPIGSLNILTTNDPLWTVVRRRISAIFTASKLRALQPLVDTKSRQLITRIKNTEDYSKQNLRKLFADYTTDVFGTAAFGVETHALRTGEDPMRTITEAFMTFDWFRGLCWSSIFFFPELTKFFNFTLFPIWATDYFKKVFAIVVAQRKDNVIKDPKDLVDALLKMKQDGPVIDGVETLRLYPPMGWLDRIPSQDYQIDEKLTIKKGTPVYVNNIGMHYDPKYFPEPLKYDPERFMPGNEQNITQFTYLPFGEGPRMCVGMRFGLTSVRHALSSLALKYKFEPIPGAPKPTEVEFEKKGLFLVPGQHMAINFIPRDV